The sequence ATCCTGACGATCTGAAAATCCTGGATATTAATATGAACTGGACTGTTGAACCGGGAAAATTCCAGGTTTTGGTAGGTGCTTCTTCGGAAGATATCAGGTTAAAAGAAGAATTTGAAATTTTGAACAATTAAAAATATGAGAACAAACTTATTCTTGGTTATTACCTTGTTGTTGTTTACTGCATGTACGGTAAAAGAAAACAAGTTAGATGTTTCTGAAAAGATTAATTATTGTGTAGACAAGGCTAAAAGTGTTGCACAAACATTGGATGCCCCCGACAAGTACCCACGGAATATCCCCGAAGGAAAAACAACGTGGAAAACAACAGGGGTGCGCGATTGGACCAGTGGGTTTTGGCCGGGAGTTTTGTGGTATGCCTATGAAGCTTCGGGTGATGATGAAATCAGAAAACAAGCTGAAAGATTTACCCAGCCTATTGAGTTAATTGCTAATACTTCGGCCCGAAATCATGACATTGGTTTTATGGTGTATTGCAGTTTCGGAAATGGCTACCGAATTACCGGAAATGAAACATACAAACAAACGATTCTTGATGCAGCCGATACCTTAGCGACTCTTTACAATCCAAAAGTTGGAACTATTTTGTCGTGGCCTAAAAATAAGCATTACCAACACAACACCATTATGGATAATATGATGAACCTGGAGTTGTTGTTTTGGGCAGCTAAAAACGGAGGTAGTCAAAACCTGTACGACATTGCGGTAAAACATGCCGAAACCTGTATGACAACGCTTATTCGTCCTGATTTTTCATCGTACCACGTGGCTATTTTCGACACCCTTACCTGGCAATTTGTAAAAGGTGTTACGCACCAGGGCTATGCCGACGATTCGCAATGGGCACGTGGACAAGCCTGGGGGATTTACGGCTACGCTATGTGTGCACGCGAAACCGGAAGAGCTGACTTTTTGAAAACAGCACAAAAGCTATCGGATGTTTTTAACAGCCGTTTGCCTGAAGATGTAATTCCTTTTTGGGATTTCGACGATCCAACAATTCCGAATGCACCAAGAGATGCATCGGCAGCAGCAGTTGCGGCTTGCGGAATGTTGCAAATTTCTGAACTGGTAAAAGATGAAGTAACCAAAGAAAAGTACAAAAATGCGGCAATTACATTAATCGAACATCTTTCGAGTGAAAAATACCTGAGTGGCGATGTCAACCAGGCGTTTTTGTTGCACTCCACCGGGCATCATCCAAAAGGAAGCGAAATTGATGTCCCTATTATTTATGCTGATTATTATTATTTGGAAGCCTTGCTTAAGTTGAAAGGGATAAGGGAATGAGGCTAATTTATTACTAACTTTTAAAACCAAAATCCAATTACCTGATCATGAATAAACCTGGAACAAATCAAATAATTCTGGTCTTTTTATTAGCATTCTTACTGTTCAGTTGCCAACAAAAAACGGCTAAAAACGATAAGACTTATGAGGCCGATGTAATTATTTACGGAGGAACATCGGCTGCCATAACTGCGGCCGTTCAAACCGTAAAAATGGGGAAGTCGGTAATTGTGGTTTCACCCGATAAGCATTTGGGCGGCTTAACATCAGGAGGGCTAGGCTACACCGATACCGGGAATAAAGCCGTAATTGGTGGCTTATCGCGCGAATTCTACCACCGGGTTTGGCAGCATTACAATACCGGTGAGGCCTGGAAGTGGGAAAAAAACAGCGATTATGGCAACCGCGGGCAAGGTACCATTGCCATGGATGGTGAAAACCGCACCATGTGGATTTTTGAACCCAGTGTGGCGGAACAGGTAATGGAAGATTTTATTGCTGAAAATAATATTACGGTTTACCGCGACGAATGGCTTAACCGTGAAAATGGCGTAACCGTTAAGAAT comes from uncultured Draconibacterium sp. and encodes:
- a CDS encoding glycoside hydrolase family 88 protein encodes the protein MRTNLFLVITLLLFTACTVKENKLDVSEKINYCVDKAKSVAQTLDAPDKYPRNIPEGKTTWKTTGVRDWTSGFWPGVLWYAYEASGDDEIRKQAERFTQPIELIANTSARNHDIGFMVYCSFGNGYRITGNETYKQTILDAADTLATLYNPKVGTILSWPKNKHYQHNTIMDNMMNLELLFWAAKNGGSQNLYDIAVKHAETCMTTLIRPDFSSYHVAIFDTLTWQFVKGVTHQGYADDSQWARGQAWGIYGYAMCARETGRADFLKTAQKLSDVFNSRLPEDVIPFWDFDDPTIPNAPRDASAAAVAACGMLQISELVKDEVTKEKYKNAAITLIEHLSSEKYLSGDVNQAFLLHSTGHHPKGSEIDVPIIYADYYYLEALLKLKGIRE